From Solwaraspora sp. WMMD1047, the proteins below share one genomic window:
- a CDS encoding YnfA family protein has product MILVRSLALFVLAALAEIGGAWLIWQGWREHRGVLWIAAGIVALGAYGFAASLQPDPNFGRILAAYGGIFVAGSLAWGVVVDKFRPDRWDLIGAAICLIGVAVIMYAPRS; this is encoded by the coding sequence GTGATCCTCGTCCGCTCCCTGGCCCTGTTCGTGCTCGCCGCGCTAGCCGAGATCGGCGGCGCGTGGCTGATCTGGCAGGGCTGGCGGGAGCATCGCGGGGTGCTGTGGATCGCCGCCGGGATCGTCGCCCTCGGCGCGTACGGCTTCGCCGCGTCCCTGCAACCGGATCCGAACTTTGGGCGGATCCTGGCCGCCTATGGCGGCATCTTCGTCGCCGGCTCGCTGGCATGGGGCGTCGTCGTGGACAAGTTCCGCCCCGACCGCTGGGACCTCATCGGCGCGGCCATCTGCCTGATCGGCGTCGCGGTGATCATGTACGCCCCTCGGTCCTGA
- a CDS encoding LacI family DNA-binding transcriptional regulator, with product MTIADAAARAGVSKTTVSRVLDGRIVRVDDDTQRRTPKRSALRLRDTIRRTRPAGP from the coding sequence ATCACCATCGCCGATGCGGCCGCCCGAGCCGGGGTCAGCAAGACCACCGTCTCGCGGGTGCTCGACGGCCGCATCGTCCGAGTCGACGACGACACCCAGCGGCGGACGCCGAAGCGGAGCGCGCTCCGGCTGCGCGACACCATCCGCCGGACCCGCCCCGCTGGTCCATGA
- a CDS encoding MFS transporter — protein sequence MSPLDSTLREAGVRGALNRYRDRNVVLFVAISLLSGFGGTAMALVAGVWTRELTGSNSLAALVGFCLYLPAALGPLLGAVVDRLPRRALLIGVNLSTAAALLILLAVTARRWWLILVVMLAYGVSHVVRAAAESALLPAVLPAEVLGDVNGVRTSAAEGMKLIAPLAGAGLFAWGGGPPVTILTAVVLATAAGLYGLVRPRPPRRPPGADPARDGSAGPDRPGGSDRPGGSDRPGGSDRPGGSDRPGGSDRPGGSDRPGGSRPSAARWAQPGDGFRFLRGDPVLRRAVSIGGVAIAMSGLTTAAMYAVVTDGLHRPAAFLGVLTSAQGAGSIVGGLVAGLLLARFGAVRVGAAGALLVAVAFTAFCVPWLPVAVGAAVTTGLGLPWTLVAAMTAVQMRTPQRLLGRVAATAGAVLFTPLVVAIPVGAGLVLADRRLPLLVAAAGCAFAGLLPLLRDSGR from the coding sequence GTGAGTCCCCTCGACTCAACTCTGCGGGAGGCCGGCGTGCGGGGCGCCCTCAACCGTTACCGGGACCGGAACGTGGTCCTGTTCGTTGCCATCTCGCTGCTCTCCGGATTCGGCGGCACGGCCATGGCCCTGGTCGCCGGGGTGTGGACCAGGGAACTCACCGGTTCGAACAGCCTCGCCGCGCTGGTCGGATTCTGCCTGTACCTGCCGGCCGCCCTGGGACCGCTGCTCGGCGCCGTGGTCGACCGCCTGCCCCGCCGGGCCCTGTTGATCGGGGTCAACCTGTCGACCGCCGCCGCCCTGCTGATCCTGCTGGCCGTCACCGCCCGGCGGTGGTGGCTCATTCTCGTGGTGATGCTGGCGTACGGCGTGAGCCATGTGGTGCGCGCCGCCGCCGAGTCGGCCCTGTTGCCGGCCGTGCTGCCGGCCGAGGTGCTCGGCGACGTGAACGGCGTGCGGACCTCCGCCGCGGAGGGGATGAAGCTGATCGCACCGTTGGCCGGCGCCGGGTTGTTCGCCTGGGGTGGCGGACCGCCGGTGACGATCCTGACCGCGGTCGTGCTGGCCACCGCGGCCGGCCTCTACGGCCTGGTCCGACCCCGCCCACCACGGCGGCCGCCCGGGGCCGACCCGGCCCGCGACGGCTCTGCCGGCCCGGATCGACCGGGCGGGTCGGATCGACCGGGCGGGTCGGATCGACCGGGCGGGTCGGATCGACCGGGCGGGTCGGATCGACCGGGCGGGTCGGATCGACCGGGCGGGTCGGATCGACCGGGCGGGTCGCGGCCGTCGGCGGCGCGGTGGGCGCAGCCCGGTGACGGGTTCCGGTTCCTGCGCGGCGATCCGGTGCTGCGGCGCGCGGTTTCGATCGGCGGGGTGGCGATCGCGATGTCCGGCCTGACCACCGCCGCGATGTACGCCGTCGTCACCGACGGCCTGCACCGGCCGGCCGCGTTCCTCGGCGTGCTCACCTCGGCCCAGGGCGCCGGATCGATCGTGGGCGGGCTGGTCGCCGGCCTGCTGCTGGCCCGGTTCGGCGCCGTCCGGGTCGGGGCGGCCGGCGCCCTGCTGGTGGCGGTCGCGTTCACCGCGTTCTGCGTACCGTGGTTGCCGGTCGCCGTCGGTGCCGCCGTGACCACCGGTCTCGGGCTGCCGTGGACGCTCGTGGCGGCGATGACGGCGGTCCAGATGCGCACCCCGCAACGGCTACTCGGGCGGGTCGCGGCCACCGCCGGAGCGGTCCTGTTCACGCCGCTGGTGGTCGCCATCCCGGTCGGAGCCGGTCTGGTGCTGGCCGACCGGCGGCTGCCCCTGCTCGTCGCCGCGGCCGGCTGCGCGTTCGCCGGGCTGCTGCCTCTGCTGCGGGACAGCGGACGCTGA
- a CDS encoding DUF2726 domain-containing protein, with product MVTAGNDMGQWLRPVLTRDEHADRAARGEVFERAGCVVQPGRKLSQVVQRRPPGITAHQWSSAIRAELDFVVCAAAGYAPTFAVVLTDPAGRSGDSDRVDRMTNTVCEAVGLDLLRIESSVLRRAGHGRRIVEYVIDARAFRDAAEPAAAGRPGPGDRVDPDWPDDAPPGYRDIVGRLPDGRQGCVNDLGATARAAAVEAYVDRRVADPIIRDLHVDWRDGPSEGWAWLRAGEDRFLYERVRLWQHGFSCGVAPARLAADLAVAAIGERLRHEADRADLTDRADLALPGRADLAGELDRLLSRRADLATPYAFEHVSFDPDE from the coding sequence ATGGTGACTGCCGGGAACGACATGGGCCAGTGGCTGCGTCCGGTGCTCACCCGGGACGAGCACGCGGACCGGGCCGCCCGGGGCGAGGTGTTCGAACGAGCCGGCTGTGTCGTACAGCCCGGCCGCAAGCTCAGCCAGGTGGTGCAGCGCCGGCCCCCGGGGATCACCGCTCACCAGTGGAGTTCGGCGATCCGCGCGGAGCTGGACTTCGTGGTCTGCGCGGCGGCCGGATACGCGCCGACGTTCGCGGTGGTGCTGACCGACCCGGCCGGCCGGTCCGGCGACAGCGACCGGGTGGACCGGATGACGAACACGGTCTGCGAGGCGGTCGGCCTGGACCTGCTGCGCATCGAGTCCTCGGTGCTGCGCCGGGCCGGCCACGGCCGCCGGATCGTCGAGTACGTCATCGACGCCCGCGCCTTCCGCGACGCGGCGGAGCCGGCCGCGGCCGGCCGCCCCGGTCCCGGTGACCGGGTCGACCCGGACTGGCCGGACGACGCGCCGCCCGGCTATCGGGACATCGTCGGACGGCTGCCCGACGGCCGGCAGGGCTGCGTCAACGACCTGGGTGCGACGGCCCGGGCCGCCGCCGTCGAGGCGTACGTGGACCGGCGGGTGGCCGACCCGATCATCCGGGACCTGCACGTCGACTGGCGGGACGGCCCGTCGGAGGGCTGGGCCTGGCTGCGGGCCGGCGAGGACCGCTTCCTGTACGAGCGGGTCCGGCTCTGGCAGCACGGCTTCAGCTGCGGCGTCGCGCCGGCGCGGCTGGCCGCGGACCTGGCGGTGGCCGCGATCGGCGAACGGTTGCGCCACGAAGCCGACCGCGCCGACCTGACCGACCGCGCCGACCTGGCTCTGCCGGGCCGCGCCGACCTGGCCGGCGAGCTGGACCGGCTGCTGTCCCGGCGGGCCGATCTGGCCACCCCGTACGCCTTCGAACACGTCTCGTTCGACCCCGACGAGTAG
- a CDS encoding class I SAM-dependent methyltransferase, with product MEALAMDPALRAAAEAAPGFLPPDEGLALYAAALDAARAGPLLEIGSYCGKSAIYLAAAARHHGRVVITVDHHRGSEEQQPGWPYHDPALVDPECGLMDTLPVLRRTLRAAGVEQDVVVLVARSVVAAGLWATPLGMVFIDGGHTDEAAFTDYTCWAPHLAPGGLLAIHDVFADPADGGQAPYRVYRAALASGRFVELPGTGSLRVLRRAAVGRRIHPDTGRPAPDAGR from the coding sequence GTGGAAGCCCTCGCGATGGACCCGGCGCTGCGGGCGGCGGCGGAGGCCGCGCCCGGCTTCCTGCCGCCCGACGAGGGACTGGCGCTCTACGCCGCGGCGCTGGACGCGGCCCGGGCCGGTCCGCTGCTGGAGATCGGCAGCTACTGCGGCAAGTCGGCGATCTACCTGGCCGCGGCCGCCCGGCACCACGGCCGGGTGGTGATCACCGTGGACCACCACCGGGGCTCGGAGGAGCAGCAACCCGGCTGGCCGTACCATGATCCGGCCCTGGTCGACCCGGAGTGCGGGCTGATGGACACCCTGCCGGTGCTGCGCCGGACCCTGCGAGCGGCCGGGGTGGAGCAGGACGTGGTGGTGCTGGTCGCCCGGTCGGTGGTGGCCGCCGGGCTCTGGGCCACCCCGCTCGGGATGGTCTTCATCGACGGTGGGCACACCGACGAGGCGGCCTTCACCGACTACACCTGCTGGGCGCCGCACCTGGCACCCGGCGGTCTGCTCGCCATCCACGACGTCTTCGCCGACCCGGCCGACGGCGGGCAGGCGCCGTACCGGGTCTACCGCGCGGCGCTGGCCAGCGGCCGCTTCGTCGAGCTGCCCGGCACTGGCTCGCTACGCGTGCTGCGCCGGGCGGCGGTCGGTCGCCGGATCCACCCGGATACGGGCCGCCCGGCCCCGGACGCCGGCCGGTAG
- a CDS encoding prenyltransferase, giving the protein MRRPQPPGAGPLDLDAVGRTADTIAAAQEPSGQIPWFPGGHTDPWDHIEAAMALDVAGRHDRARAAYEWLRRSQNPDGSWYRGYRGAEVIDPVRESNFTAYVCVGLRHHLLSTGDDAFLDRMWPAVRAAVDFVLALRAPGGQIVWARDAAGAAADEALLTGCSSIYHALRCALELAGRRAEPQPGWELTASRLGHAVAAHPERFSPRERYAMDWYYPVLSGAVRGAAARARIDAGWDRFVVPGLGVRCVSDRPWVTGAETCELVLALCALGERDRAAGLFADVARLRHPDGSYWTGYVYPDRTLWPAERTTWTAGAVLLAHAALAGQPATSAVFDAARLPAGVRGRAARIRVDPATDRRPAQHA; this is encoded by the coding sequence ATGAGGCGCCCGCAGCCGCCCGGCGCCGGTCCGCTGGACCTGGACGCGGTCGGGCGGACCGCCGACACCATCGCCGCCGCGCAGGAGCCGAGCGGGCAGATCCCCTGGTTCCCCGGCGGCCACACCGACCCCTGGGACCACATCGAGGCCGCGATGGCGCTCGACGTGGCCGGCCGGCACGACCGCGCCCGGGCCGCCTACGAGTGGCTGCGCCGCAGCCAGAACCCGGACGGCTCGTGGTACCGGGGATACCGCGGCGCCGAGGTGATCGACCCGGTCCGGGAGTCCAACTTCACCGCGTACGTCTGCGTCGGGCTGCGGCACCACCTGCTCAGCACCGGCGACGACGCCTTCCTCGACCGGATGTGGCCGGCGGTGCGGGCCGCCGTCGACTTCGTCCTGGCGCTGCGCGCGCCGGGTGGCCAGATCGTCTGGGCCCGCGACGCCGCCGGGGCGGCCGCCGACGAGGCGCTGCTGACCGGCTGTTCGAGCATCTACCACGCGCTGCGCTGCGCGCTGGAGCTGGCGGGCCGGCGCGCCGAGCCGCAGCCCGGTTGGGAGCTGACCGCGAGCCGGCTCGGGCACGCCGTCGCCGCCCACCCCGAACGGTTCTCTCCCCGCGAGCGGTACGCGATGGACTGGTACTACCCGGTGCTCTCCGGTGCGGTGCGCGGGGCGGCGGCGCGAGCCCGGATCGACGCGGGGTGGGACCGGTTCGTCGTACCCGGGCTGGGGGTCCGGTGCGTCAGCGACCGGCCGTGGGTGACCGGCGCGGAGACCTGCGAGCTGGTGCTGGCGCTCTGCGCCCTGGGCGAGCGCGACCGGGCGGCCGGGCTCTTCGCCGACGTGGCCCGACTCCGGCACCCGGACGGCTCGTACTGGACCGGCTACGTCTATCCGGACCGGACGCTCTGGCCGGCCGAGCGGACCACCTGGACCGCCGGCGCGGTGCTGCTGGCCCACGCGGCGCTGGCCGGCCAGCCCGCCACCTCGGCGGTCTTCGACGCGGCCCGGCTACCGGCCGGCGTCCGGGGCCGGGCGGCCCGTATCCGGGTGGATCCGGCGACCGACCGCCGCCCGGCGCAGCACGCGTAG
- a CDS encoding methyltransferase domain-containing protein, translated as MLTVDFARLRLRPGDLVLDLGCGAGRHAFECYRRGARVVALDRSANDLADVRKMFWAMREAGEAGSTNQDGGTNQDGGTNQDGGDDRAVAVAVRGDALRLPFPTGAFDVVIASEILEHLPEDRAAIAEAARVLRPGGTLVVTVPRWWPERICWALSEAYHRVEGGHVRIYRRGQLRARLRAAGLVPAASHHAHALHSPYWWMRCLFGVDNDRAAAPRLYHRLLVHDLTHRPWWTVWPERALNPLLGKSLVSYLRKPDRAG; from the coding sequence GTGCTGACCGTCGACTTCGCCCGGCTGCGGCTGCGGCCGGGCGACCTGGTGCTGGACCTGGGTTGCGGGGCGGGCCGGCACGCGTTCGAGTGCTACCGGCGGGGTGCCCGGGTGGTCGCCCTGGACCGGTCCGCCAACGACCTGGCCGACGTCCGGAAGATGTTCTGGGCGATGCGCGAGGCCGGCGAGGCCGGCAGCACCAACCAGGACGGCGGCACCAACCAGGACGGCGGCACCAACCAGGACGGCGGGGACGACCGCGCCGTGGCGGTCGCGGTGCGCGGCGACGCGCTGCGGCTGCCGTTCCCGACCGGCGCGTTCGACGTCGTCATCGCCTCCGAGATCCTGGAACACCTGCCCGAGGACCGGGCGGCGATCGCCGAGGCCGCGCGGGTGCTGCGACCCGGCGGCACCCTCGTGGTCACCGTGCCGCGCTGGTGGCCAGAGCGGATCTGCTGGGCGTTGAGCGAGGCGTACCACCGGGTCGAGGGCGGGCACGTGCGGATCTACCGGCGCGGCCAGCTGCGCGCCCGGCTGCGCGCCGCCGGGCTGGTGCCGGCGGCCAGCCACCACGCTCACGCGCTGCACTCGCCGTACTGGTGGATGCGGTGTCTGTTCGGGGTCGACAACGACCGGGCCGCGGCGCCCCGCCTCTACCACCGGCTGCTGGTGCACGACCTGACCCACCGGCCATGGTGGACGGTCTGGCCGGAACGGGCGCTCAACCCGCTGCTCGGCAAGAGTCTGGTCAGTTACCTGCGCAAGCCGGACCGGGCCGGATGA
- a CDS encoding glycosyltransferase family 4 protein: MTDRPLRIALLSYRGNPFCGGQGVYVRQLGRELVRLGHHVDVLAGQPYPDLDPGVRLVRVPSLDLYREPEPFRTPGPGEYRDWVDLLEVATMMTAGFPEPLTFSLRARRLLAARRSRYDVVHDNQGLGYGLLDLARHGLPLVATVHHPVQIDRRLDLAAATGLRRVTLRRWYGFTRMQRRVVRRITDLVTVSEASRAEIVAHLGVPADRIEVVPIGTDADLFAPDPGVARVPGRIVTTASADVPLKGLLPLVEATAKLRTERPVELVVVGTARAGGPVRAAVDRYGLADAVRFTGRIPHADLVDELRRAEVAVVPSLFEGFSLPLVEAMSCGVPVVATTGGALPEVAGPDGEAALLVPPGDVAALAVAIGRLLDDAGLRHRLGAAGRARVLRHYTWRVAAERTVRVYRRAIAAAAC; this comes from the coding sequence GTGACCGACCGGCCACTGCGGATCGCGTTGCTCAGCTACCGCGGCAACCCGTTCTGCGGTGGGCAGGGCGTCTACGTCCGGCAGCTCGGCCGGGAACTGGTCCGGCTGGGCCACCACGTCGACGTGCTGGCCGGTCAGCCGTACCCGGACCTCGATCCGGGTGTCCGGCTGGTCCGGGTGCCCAGCCTCGACCTCTACCGGGAGCCGGAGCCGTTCCGCACGCCCGGTCCGGGCGAGTACCGCGACTGGGTTGACCTGCTGGAGGTGGCGACCATGATGACGGCCGGTTTCCCCGAGCCGCTCACCTTCTCGCTGCGCGCCCGCCGGCTGCTGGCCGCCCGGCGGTCCCGCTACGACGTGGTGCACGACAACCAGGGACTCGGCTACGGCCTGCTGGACCTGGCCCGGCACGGCCTGCCACTGGTCGCCACCGTCCACCACCCGGTGCAGATCGACCGGCGCCTCGACCTGGCCGCCGCCACCGGGCTGCGCCGGGTCACCCTGCGCCGCTGGTACGGCTTCACCCGGATGCAGCGGCGGGTGGTCCGCCGGATCACCGACCTGGTCACCGTCTCCGAGGCGTCCCGGGCGGAGATCGTCGCGCACCTCGGCGTACCGGCCGACCGGATCGAGGTGGTGCCGATCGGCACCGACGCCGACCTGTTCGCACCCGACCCGGGCGTGGCCCGGGTGCCCGGCCGGATCGTCACCACGGCCAGCGCCGACGTGCCGCTCAAGGGGCTGCTGCCGCTGGTGGAGGCGACCGCGAAGCTGCGCACCGAGCGGCCGGTGGAGCTGGTGGTGGTCGGTACGGCCCGGGCCGGCGGACCGGTCCGCGCGGCCGTCGACCGGTACGGGTTGGCCGACGCCGTCCGGTTCACCGGCCGGATCCCGCACGCCGACCTGGTCGACGAGCTGCGCCGGGCCGAGGTGGCCGTGGTCCCCTCCCTCTTCGAGGGCTTCTCGCTGCCGCTGGTCGAGGCGATGTCCTGCGGGGTGCCGGTGGTCGCCACCACCGGTGGCGCGCTGCCCGAGGTGGCCGGCCCGGACGGCGAGGCCGCCCTGCTCGTCCCACCCGGCGACGTGGCCGCGCTGGCGGTGGCGATCGGGCGGCTGCTCGACGACGCCGGGCTGCGGCACCGGCTCGGCGCGGCCGGCCGGGCGCGGGTGCTGCGCCACTACACCTGGCGGGTGGCCGCCGAGCGGACCGTCCGGGTCTACCGGCGGGCCATCGCGGCGGCGGCGTGCTGA
- a CDS encoding serine acetyltransferase: MLDTLRQDFRRNRDPLARLVLLIFRFGQWTAEQRTIGRQLGVLPYKILNLLVVRLGTNSDLPRELRCGPGLRLFHPYGLVLHAGARLGAGIDLYHHVTIGRRDFSGEPVVGDEVTFGAGAAVLGPVVIGPRAKIGAGALVLDDVPAGGTALGRRAEIRPPTGGADRPGAESTNPPAAPVDRPPVVPVDRAESRSTRPAG; this comes from the coding sequence ATGCTCGACACGCTGAGGCAGGATTTTCGGCGGAACCGCGATCCGCTGGCCCGGCTCGTCCTGCTCATCTTCCGGTTCGGCCAGTGGACGGCCGAACAACGCACCATCGGGCGTCAGCTCGGCGTCCTGCCGTACAAGATTCTGAATCTGCTCGTGGTCCGGCTCGGCACCAACAGCGACCTGCCCCGGGAGCTGCGCTGCGGGCCGGGTCTGCGGCTGTTCCACCCATATGGCCTGGTCCTGCACGCCGGCGCCCGACTCGGTGCCGGCATCGATCTCTACCACCACGTCACGATCGGCCGGCGGGACTTCAGCGGTGAACCGGTGGTTGGCGACGAGGTGACCTTCGGTGCCGGGGCGGCCGTGCTGGGTCCGGTGGTGATCGGCCCCCGCGCGAAGATCGGCGCGGGGGCGCTGGTCCTCGACGACGTGCCGGCCGGCGGCACCGCCCTCGGCCGCCGGGCCGAGATCCGCCCACCGACCGGGGGAGCCGATCGGCCCGGTGCGGAGTCGACCAACCCACCTGCGGCGCCGGTCGACCGGCCACCTGTGGTGCCGGTCGACCGGGCCGAGTCGAGGTCGACCCGGCCCGCCGGCTGA
- a CDS encoding SRPBCC family protein: protein MIDIITELNAINRAVGNRQLADGEGIGVVLRRRYPAPIDDVWDALTDPDRLRRWFLPISGDLRVGGTFQLEGNAGGEILTCDPPTRLKATWGGPASVVELRLFADTAEETTLELEHTVPLVFAGSGAGALFVGPGWDIGFLGLGRFLRGEVVDDPVAWENTTEVQQYSKQTIEAWTAAVESSGTATAEEITAGAEAARSQFTPGLPAD, encoded by the coding sequence ATGATCGACATCATCACCGAGCTGAACGCCATCAACCGCGCCGTCGGCAACCGGCAGCTCGCCGACGGCGAGGGCATCGGCGTGGTGCTCCGGCGGCGCTACCCCGCGCCCATCGACGACGTCTGGGACGCGCTGACCGATCCCGACCGCCTTCGCCGCTGGTTCCTGCCGATCAGCGGTGACCTGCGGGTCGGTGGGACCTTCCAGCTCGAAGGAAACGCGGGCGGCGAGATCCTGACCTGCGACCCGCCCACCCGACTGAAGGCGACCTGGGGCGGACCGGCCAGCGTGGTCGAACTGCGCCTGTTCGCCGACACCGCCGAGGAGACCACCCTGGAGCTGGAGCACACCGTTCCGCTCGTCTTCGCCGGCAGCGGCGCGGGCGCCCTCTTCGTCGGCCCGGGCTGGGACATCGGCTTCCTCGGACTCGGCCGGTTCCTGCGCGGCGAGGTCGTCGACGATCCGGTCGCCTGGGAGAACACCACAGAGGTCCAGCAGTACTCCAAGCAGACGATCGAGGCCTGGACGGCCGCCGTCGAATCGTCCGGCACCGCGACCGCCGAGGAGATCACCGCCGGGGCCGAGGCCGCCCGGTCCCAGTTCACCCCCGGGTTGCCCGCCGACTGA
- a CDS encoding metalloregulator ArsR/SmtB family transcription factor has translation MHAFDVLGDPVRRRILELLAEGEHASGAICAVIQREFGITQPAVSQHLRVLRDSGFATVRAAGTRRLYAVNADPLHEVDAWLDRFRRFWDQRLDALGTELARGRRQRRIESTPPGPDGTGPAADNSERTAE, from the coding sequence GTGCATGCGTTCGATGTTCTCGGGGATCCGGTCCGCCGCCGGATCCTCGAACTGCTCGCCGAGGGAGAACACGCCTCGGGAGCGATCTGTGCCGTCATCCAGCGCGAGTTCGGGATCACCCAACCCGCTGTCTCGCAACACCTGCGGGTGCTGCGGGACAGCGGGTTCGCCACCGTCCGTGCCGCCGGCACCCGCCGCCTCTACGCCGTCAACGCTGACCCGCTGCACGAGGTGGACGCCTGGCTGGACCGGTTCCGCCGGTTCTGGGACCAGCGGCTCGACGCGTTGGGCACCGAACTGGCACGCGGCAGGCGGCAACGGCGCATCGAGTCGACGCCACCCGGACCGGACGGGACCGGACCGGCAGCAGACAACAGTGAGAGGACCGCGGAATGA
- a CDS encoding DoxX family membrane protein gives MTAMIERPTAPATAPAVAQPTGETTRQQATRYTWAVVRIALGWTFLWAFLDKTFGLGRGTETEAAWINGGHPTEGFLLHGATGPFTDFYHNIAGAAWADWLFMIGLAGIGVALLLGIGLRVAAATGALLYVLMWTVVLPPENNPFMDEHLINAAVLVGLALVGAGHTLGLGRTWARLPLVQRWGWLK, from the coding sequence ATGACCGCGATGATCGAGCGGCCTACCGCCCCCGCGACCGCTCCGGCGGTCGCCCAGCCCACCGGCGAGACCACCCGCCAGCAGGCCACCCGCTACACCTGGGCGGTCGTCCGCATCGCCCTCGGTTGGACGTTCCTCTGGGCGTTCCTGGACAAGACCTTCGGGTTGGGTCGGGGCACCGAGACCGAAGCGGCCTGGATCAACGGCGGGCACCCGACCGAGGGCTTCCTGCTGCACGGCGCGACCGGACCGTTCACGGACTTCTACCACAACATTGCCGGCGCGGCCTGGGCCGACTGGCTGTTCATGATCGGTCTGGCCGGCATCGGCGTGGCCCTGCTGCTCGGCATCGGCCTGCGGGTCGCCGCCGCCACCGGCGCGCTGCTCTACGTGCTGATGTGGACCGTGGTGCTGCCCCCGGAGAACAACCCCTTCATGGACGAGCACCTGATCAACGCCGCGGTGCTCGTGGGCCTCGCCCTGGTCGGCGCCGGCCACACTCTCGGCCTTGGCCGGACCTGGGCCCGGTTGCCGCTGGTGCAGCGGTGGGGTTGGCTGAAGTGA
- a CDS encoding response regulator transcription factor: MIRVFLLDDHEVVRRGLADLLQAAGDIEVIGESGLAQEAARRIPALRPDVAILDARLPDGNGIDVCRDVRAVDSSIKGLILTSYEDDEALFAAIMAGAAGYVLKQIRGTDLVDAVRRVAAGQSLLDPAVTQRVLERIRSGVEQPRELQSLTEQERRILEYVAEGLTNREIAGKMFLAEKTVKNYVSSVLAKLGLERRTQAAVMATRLLGPRPGAPNA, translated from the coding sequence ATGATCAGGGTCTTTCTGCTCGACGACCACGAGGTGGTCCGTCGCGGCCTCGCCGACCTGCTGCAGGCGGCCGGGGACATCGAGGTGATCGGGGAGTCCGGGTTGGCCCAGGAGGCCGCCCGTCGGATCCCCGCGCTCCGGCCGGACGTGGCGATCCTCGACGCCCGGTTGCCGGACGGCAACGGCATCGACGTCTGCCGGGACGTCCGCGCCGTCGACTCCTCGATCAAGGGACTGATCCTGACCTCGTACGAGGACGACGAGGCGCTGTTCGCGGCGATCATGGCCGGGGCCGCCGGTTACGTGCTCAAGCAGATCCGGGGCACCGACCTGGTGGACGCCGTCCGGCGGGTGGCGGCCGGCCAGTCGCTGCTCGACCCGGCGGTGACCCAGCGGGTGCTGGAGCGCATCCGCAGCGGCGTCGAGCAGCCCCGCGAGCTGCAGTCGCTCACCGAGCAGGAGCGCCGGATCCTGGAGTACGTCGCCGAAGGGCTGACCAACCGGGAGATCGCCGGGAAGATGTTCCTGGCCGAGAAGACGGTCAAGAACTACGTCTCCAGCGTGCTGGCCAAGCTCGGGCTGGAGCGGCGTACCCAGGCCGCGGTGATGGCGACCCGGCTGCTCGGTCCCCGCCCCGGCGCGCCGAATGCCTGA